From the genome of Nasonia vitripennis strain AsymCx chromosome 1, Nvit_psr_1.1, whole genome shotgun sequence, one region includes:
- the Nrk1 gene encoding nicotinamide riboside kinase isoform X2 — protein sequence MSNALVRKSLELISFETDVIKDKRKKKKTKSSGALDLIPVNHRIISKNKKKGSTVLLKRSSKITVYDAKKQLETKSDPTEENVKRLLLLSGNRLDSDTSEKLLSRASKKLIHKKKEEKPVEEERTVFTEEDFKKFEAEYVDE from the exons ATGTCAAACGCTTTAGTAAGGAAAAGTTTAGAACTTATCAGTTTTGAGACAGACGTAATTAAAG ACAAACgtaagaagaagaaaacgaaATCTTCGGGAGCTTTGGATCTGATTCCTGTCAATCATCGGATAATCTCCAAGAACAAGAAAAAGG GGTCCACAGTCCTTTTGAAGCGCTCGAGCAAAATAACGGTTTACGATGCTAAAAAGCAATTAGAAACCAAGAGTGATCCTACGGAAGAAAACGTAAAGAGGCTTCTACTTTTGAGTGGCAATAGACTAGATTCGGATACATCGGAAAAA CTTCTATCTCGAGCATCCAAGAAACTAATtcataagaagaaggaagaaaaaccAGTTGAAGAAGAGCGGACTGTATTTACTGAAGAAGACTTTAAGAAGTTTGAAGCAGAATACGTGGACGAGTAA
- the LOC100121410 gene encoding COP9 signalosome complex subunit 3, with product MATVLEQFVNNVRTLSSEGNFRELTNALNKFSEALSRNVQHLDNVLETLDLQNHSLGILAVLCAKITSFNGGNGTSESFKPLFNQVQEFIVGCNGEQVRFAPMMYAELCHQFTDALVEQHTPMRGIDLLCRAIRKIQLFDSQLTSVHSDLCKLCLLAKCFKPALEFLDIDITGISVEDDAKSFLLYFYYGGMIYTALKNYDRALYFFEVCVMTPAAAVSHIMLEAYKKFILVSLILNGKILLLPNYTSNLVKRHIKRLSAPYQELATAYGTHSCEEVEDIILKYNDVYARDNNTGLVQQVLSFLYKKNIQRLTNTFLTLSLTDVAARVKLPGPADAEKYILNMIEDGEIFATINQKDGMVIFHDDPEKYDSPRMLAKLEKEMAECAELGRKVIEMEEEVIVTPQYVRKALGQNDQDDQAAGPPPSNVSNTQSQPRNNTYSM from the exons ATGGCAACGGTACTCGAACAGTTTGTAAATAACGTCAGGACACTCTCTTCCGAAG GAAACTTTCGTGAACTGACCAATGCTCTGAACAAATTCAGCGAAGCCTTATCCAGGAATGTACAGCACCTCGACAATGTTTTAGAAACATTGGATTTGCAGAACCACTCGCTGGGTATTCTCGCGGTATTATGCGCAAAGATCACTAGTTTTAATGGAGGCAATGGTACGTCGGAAAGCTTCAAACCGTTGTTCAATCAGGTACAAGAATTCATTGTCGGTTGCAATGGGGAGCAAGTTCGTTTTGCGCCAATGATGT ATGCAGAATTATGCCATCAATTCACAGACGCTCTTGTAGAGCAGCATACGCCTATGAGAGGGATCGACTTGTTATGTAGAGCGATTAGAAAAATTCAGTTGTTCGATAGCCAGTTGACTTCTGTACACAGTGATCTTTGCAAACTTTGCCTCCTTGCAAAGTGTTTCAAGCCTGCTTTGGAGTTCCTCGACATTGATATTACTGGCATTAGTGTGGAAGACGACGCAAAGAGCTTCTTACTCTACTTCTATTACGGCGGAATGATCTACACAGCGTTGAAAAACTATGATAGGGcattatacttttttgaaGTTTGTGTGATGACACCTGCAGCTGCAGTCAGTCACATTATGTTGGAAGCGTACAAAAAGTTTATTCTTGTGTCGTTGATATTGAATGGAAAGATCTTATTATTACCCAATTACACAAGTAACTTAGTCAAAAG GCATATAAAGAGATTGAGTGCACCTTATCAAGAATTAGCCACAGCTTACGGTACTCACAGTTGTGAAGAAGTTGAGGATATCATCTTAAAATATAATGATGTTTATGCAAGGGATAACAATACAGGATTAGTCCAACAAGTGCTTAGCTTCTTGTAcaagaaaaatattcaaagACTTACAAACACTTTCTTAACATTAAGTTTGACTGATGTTGCTGCTCGAGTAAAGTTACCAGGGCCCGCCGATGCAGAAAAATACATATTGAATATG ATTGAAGATGGTGAGATCTTTGCTACAATCAATCAAAAAGATGGCATGGTTATCTTCCATGATGATCCAGAAAAATATGACTCACCTAGAATGTTGGcaaaattagaaaaagaaatggCAGAATGCGCAGAACTTGGTAGAAAAGTAATTGAGATGGAAGAGGAAGTAATAGTGACTCCACAGTATGTCCGTAAAGCTTTAGGACAAAATGATCAAGACGACCAAGCAGCTGGTCCACCGCCTTCAAATGTATCAAATACTCAGAGTCAACCAAGAAATAACACGTACTCTATGTAA
- the Nrk1 gene encoding nicotinamide riboside kinase isoform X1 — MKWLIIGISGPTCSGKTSVAKKVHENIKGSILINQDAYFLTEDDPRHVLIPELNHFNWEILSSLDMSKMYSDIKNIIETSNEDIRNGESDEKLKFLIIEGFLLYNYKPIADLCDKKYFIDIDKKVCWDRRKNRVYNPPDVPGYFDKVVWPEYLRHKQEISSNKNLNETTTFLDGTKPINELSDEVIDEIKHCLN; from the coding sequence ATGAAGTGGCTAATAATTGGAATTTCTGGACCAACGTGCAGTGGAAAAACCAGTGTAGCTAAAAAAGtgcatgaaaatattaaaggTTCAATCCTTATTAATCAAGATGCATATTTTTTAACTGAAGATGATCCCAGACATGTGCTCATTCCAGAACTCAATCACTTCAATTGGGAAATTCTGTCAAGTCTGGATATGTCAAAAATGTACTCagacataaaaaatattattgaaactTCTAATGAAGATATCAGGAATGGTGAATCAgacgaaaaattgaaatttttgataatAGAAGGTTTTCTACTTTACAATTATAAACCAATAGCAGACCTATGTGACAAGAAATATTTCATAGATATTGATAAAAAAGTGTGTTGGgatagaagaaaaaatcgTGTTTATAATCCTCCTGATGTGCCTGGGTATTTTGATAAAGTTGTTTGGCCTGAATATTTAAGGCATAAACAAGAAATAAgttcaaacaaaaatttaaatgagaCTACAACATTCCTTGATGGAACTAAACCAATAAATGAATTGTCTGATGAAGTAATTGATGAAATAAAACACTGTTTGAATTAA
- the LOC100121429 gene encoding dynein regulatory complex protein 11, which yields MSNTTYDELWREAQTLLEDVVQIDSSVQSIRSVRERAEARSQLADLYIRYIAIGNKLEECYDQVVQPQKRPLLRRLLDSTYGRVLELKHELVEVELSEYNYCDDALLRRRLTPDESELRVPRYFRREREKEIESRRKFIEETLRSLGELEEKPEPKKMTELEAIRLLQAHERARQGRVRFQFMKEILEMKERSTIRSEPKEPDTATGIAAAVKIQKVWRGYVTRRKIRQRKLDEMLLIGMLQPCQTISENTKRLEKIEKERYEKQREFQEVFDAYTVEAKERIKLEKSAIMEENMRIEIRNWISTYYQQTGKIPELPSAESGGSRMIFSRQDTESSMSKSTGVSSSKESKRSKKSGKAKKESEAEQQSEPESEIGFKPMPSNFLPELVQANQEYQEIWRDKDESANLEQEPYYDMIDAEKTREVENEIRVVVDQALRADIEALQAALDRDKGYKGKRAKKAQKRVRRSGKKNKRKKEKDLTPDRTTESLFQELLQQGIIKLYPEVRIDSFKGQNSFANFDLREKGKDPLPAIGDVRQIINEYCILPLGNETLRELTPLVRSVLIAGPQGSGKKMLVHAICTELGATLFDITPANVAGKYPGKSGLIMLLHLISKVSRLLQPSVIFMEGAEKPFVKKVPKTDKTDPKRLKKDLPKLIKNITNEDRVILIGTSRSPWEGDQKLLYQTYDKVVFIPRPDYGSMSLIWKNLLYKYSGISRQFDTSEMAKICDGFTIGTVMSAISEVMTTKRMVQLRVQPLTHIELINALSLKDPVYREEEDAFLNWYSKTPTCKKKQKAIEAELAKLEEANEKRKKGKKK from the exons ATGTCGAACACAACGTACGATGAGTTATGGCGCGAGGCTCAGACGCTCCTCGAAGACGTTGTCCAGATCGACTCATCCGTCCAGTCGATCAGATCAGTGCGAGAACGTGCCGAAGCTCGAAGCCAACTGGCCGACCTGTACATTCGCTACATCGCCATCGGGAACAAGCTCGAGGAGTGTTACGACCAGGTGGTCCAGCCACAGAAGAGGCCACTGCTACGCCGACTCCTGGACTCGACTTACGGACGAGTTCTGGAGCTGAAACACGAACTCGTGGAGGTCGAGCTGTCCGAGTACAATTACTGCGACGACGCGTTGCTCAG ACGCCGACTGACACCGGACGAATCCGAGCTGAGGGTCCCGAGATACTtcaggagagaaagagagaaggagatagAGTCGAGGAGAAAGTTCATCGAGGAGACGCTCAGGAGTCTGGGTGAGCTCGAAGAAAAGCCGGAACCCAAGAAGATGACGGAGTTGGAAGCCATCCGGTTGCTACAG GCTcacgagcgagcgaggcaAGGTCGCGTGCGATTTCAATTCATGAAAGAGATCCTCGAGATGAAAGAGAGGTCGACGATCAGATCGGAGCCGAAAGAACCGGATACGGCGACCGGAATCGCGGCTGCCGTCAAGATACAAAAGGTCTGGCGTGGATACGTTACCAGGCGTAAGATTCGTCAGCGCAAACTCGACGAAATGCTTTTGATAG GCATGTTGCAGCCGTGTCAGACCATATCGGAAAACACGAAGAGGTTGGAGAagatcgagaaagagaggtaCGAGAAGCAAAGGGAGTTTCAAGAAGTCTTCGACGCGTACACGGTCGAAGCGAAAGAGCGAATAAAGCTGGAGAAGAGCGCCATCATGGAAGAAAACATGAGGATCGAAATTAGGAACTGGATAAGCACTTACTATCAGCAGACGGGGAAAATTCCAGAGCTGCCGTCGGCCGAAAGCGGAGGCTCTAGGATGATCTTCAGTCGGCAG GACACGGAGAGTTCGATGAGCAAGTCGACCGGCGTGTCGTCGTCGAAGGAGTCGAAACGCTCGAAGAAGTCGGGGAAAGCGAAGAAGGAAAGCGAAGCCGAGCAGCAATCGGAGCCCGAGTCGGAAATCGGCTTCAAGCCGATGCCCTCGAACTTCTTGCCCGAGCTCGTCCAGGCTAATCAGGAGTACCAGGAGATCTGGCGCGACAAGGACGAGTCGGCGAACCTCGAGCAGGAGCCCTACTACGATATGATCGACGCCGAAAAGACGAGAGAAGTGGAGAACGAAATCAGAGTCGTCGTGGATCAAGCATTGAGAG CCGACATAGAAGCTTTGCAAGCTGCTCTCGACAGAGACAAGGGCTACAAGGGAAAACGCGCGAAAAAGGCACAAAAGCGAGTTCGCCGCAGCGGCAAAAAGAACAaacggaagaaagagaaggatTTGACTCCCGATCGAACTACCGAGTCCCTTTTCCAAGAGTTATTGCAGCAGGGTATCATAAAACTTTACCCGGAAGTGCGCATCGACAGCTTCAAAGGGCAGAACTCGTTCGCCAACTTCGATCTCCGGGAAAAGGGGAAAGATCCTCTTCCAGCGATAg GCGATGTAAGACAAATCATAAACGAATACTGCATTTTGCCACTGGGCAACGAAACTCTCCGGGAACTAACGCCGCTCGTAAGGTCAGTCCTCATAGCTGGCCCTCAGGGCAGTGGAAAAAAGATGCTGGTACACGCGATATGCACCGAACTCGGAGCGACGCTTTTCGACATCACACCAGCCAACGTAGCCGGCAAGTATCCAGGAAAATCAGGCCTCATCATGCTGCTTCATTTGATCTCAAAA GTTTCTAGATTGCTGCAGCCGTCTGTAATATTCATGGAAGGCGCTGAGAAGCCGTTTGTGAAGAAAGTGCCGAAAACCGACAAGACTGATCCTAAAAGACTGAAAAAAGATTTGCCAAAGCTCATAAAAAATATCACGAACGAGGATCGTGTTATTCTGATCGGCACATCTCGTAGCCCTTGGGAGGGTGATCAGAAGCTGCTTTACCAAACTTACGACAAAGTTGTTTTTATTCCCAGGCCGGATTACGGCTCCATGTCTTTGATCTGGAAAAATCTCCTCTACAAG TATTCGGGCATTAGTAGACAGTTTGACACGTCGGAGATGGCTAAAATTTGCGACGGTTTTACAATTGGCACCGTCATGTCAGCCATCAGCGAA GTGATGACGACGAAACGAATGGTTCAATTGAGAGTCCAGCCACTGACGCATATCGAACTGATTAACGCTCTGAGCTTGAAGGATCCCGTTTATCGCGAGGAGGAAGACGCGTTTTTGA aTTGGTACTCGAAAACGCCCACTTGCAAGAAGAAGCAAAAAGCCATAGAAGCGGAACTGGCCAAGCTGGAGGAAGCAaacgagaaaagaaaaaagggaAAGAAGAAGTAA